From the Homo sapiens chromosome 1, GRCh38.p14 Primary Assembly genome, one window contains:
- the S1PR1 gene encoding sphingosine 1-phosphate receptor 1, translating into MGPTSVPLVKAHRSSVSDYVNYDIIVRHYNYTGKLNISADKENSIKLTSVVFILICCFIILENIFVLLTIWKTKKFHRPMYYFIGNLALSDLLAGVAYTANLLLSGATTYKLTPAQWFLREGSMFVALSASVFSLLAIAIERYITMLKMKLHNGSNNFRLFLLISACWVISLILGGLPIMGWNCISALSSCSTVLPLYHKHYILFCTTVFTLLLLSIVILYCRIYSLVRTRSRRLTFRKNISKASRSSEKSLALLKTVIIVLSVFIACWAPLFILLLLDVGCKVKTCDILFRAEYFLVLAVLNSGTNPIIYTLTNKEMRRAFIRIMSCCKCPSGDSAGKFKRPIIAGMEFSRSKSDNSSHPQKDEGDNPETIMSSGNVNSSS; encoded by the coding sequence ATGGGGCCCACCAGCGTCCCGCTGGTCAAGGCCCACCGCAGCTCGGTCTCTGACTACGTCAACTATGATATCATCGTCCGGCATTACAACTACACGGGAAAGCTGAATATCAGCGCGGACAAGGAGAACAGCATTAAACTGACCTCGGTGGTGTTCATTCTCATCTGCTGCTTTATCATCCTGGAGAACATCTTTGTCTTGCTGACCATTTGGAAAACCAAGAAATTCCACCGACCCATGTACTATTTTATTGGCAATCTGGCCCTCTCAGACCTGTTGGCAGGAGTAGCCTACACAGCTAACCTGCTCTTGTCTGGGGCCACCACCTACAAGCTCACTCCCGCCCAGTGGTTTCTGCGGGAAGGGAGTATGTTTGTGGCCCTGTCAGCCTCCGTGTTCAGTCTCCTCGCCATCGCCATTGAGCGCTATATCACAATGCTGAAAATGAAACTCCACAACGGGAGCAATAACTTCCGCCTCTTCCTGCTAATCAGCGCCTGCTGGGTCATCTCCCTCATCCTGGGTGGCCTGCCTATCATGGGCTGGAACTGCATCAGTGCGCTGTCCAGCTGCTCCACCGTGCTGCCGCTCTACCACAAGCACTATATCCTCTTCTGCACCACGGTCTTCACTCTGCTTCTGCTCTCCATCGTCATTCTGTACTGCAGAATCTACTCCTTGGTCAGGACTCGGAGCCGCCGCCTGACGTTCCGCAAGAACATTTCCAAGGCCAGCCGCAGCTCTGAGAAGTCGCTGGCGCTGCTCAAGACCGTAATTATCGTCCTGAGCGTCTTCATCGCCTGCTGGGCACCGCTCTTCATCCTGCTCCTGCTGGATGTGGGCTGCAAGGTGAAGACCTGTGACATCCTCTTCAGAGCGGAGTACTTCCTGGTGTTAGCTGTGCTCAACTCCGGCACCAACCCCATCATTTACACTCTGACCAACAAGGAGATGCGTCGGGCCTTCATCCGGATCATGTCCTGCTGCAAGTGCCCGAGCGGAGACTCTGCTGGCAAATTCAAGCGACCCATCATCGCCGGCATGGAATTCAGCCGCAGCAAATCGGACAATTCCTCCCACCCCCAGAAAGACGAAGGGGACAACCCAGAGACCATTATGTCTTCTGGAAACGTCAACTCTTCTTCCTAG